The genomic segment TCCTCCTGTTGCACATCGGTCTGCGGCGTTAGCTCGTGCGACTCCGGCGGATGCGGTCCCGCAGGCTGTCCGAATGGTGGATGCAGCATTCCTACTCCCGCCACAGCAGAACGCACACCTGAGCCAGACCCGGGCCTCCCCCCGCAAACCTACGGGAATAGCGGCACTGGGACAAAACCGGACGACAATTTTCAACCGACCAAACCACAAGCGGAATCTCCTCCCCCCATGCCGGGCGAAGAAGCGGAAAGCGTCGAAGCCTACAAGCCGGAAGAGCCGATTCCTGGCAAGGATGCAGCTCCGACACCTGAAATCAAAGATGGGGATGCGAATCCTGGCCCCCCCTCCACTAACCCCGCAGAAGCTGGCGACGGTGCTGAAAAAGATGGAGCAAACGCTGGCCCCGATTTGTTCAACGAACTGCACAAGGTGACTTGGCAGCCCACGGTGAAAAACCAACGTCTCACCCGCCGTCCCACCTATGCCAAGGCCCGGGTCATCCGGCGTCCGCGTCAAGCGAAGGGGGAATGGCTCGTCGTGCCTTCCACCGACAATATCGCCAAACGCTAATTGGCAATACCAATTCAAACGCCGCGTGAACCGAAGTTCACGCGGCGTTTTTTTATGCGCTGTGAGGTCGAGGCCCTGCAGACCGAAGCCCCGCCACGCGGCAATACCGCCGCGAATGCTTACCCTTCGATGATTTCGAAAACAGCTTCGACTTCAACAGCAACCCCCGTCGGCAGAGCGGCGAATCCCAGAGCACTGCGGGCGTGGTAGCCGTCCCCTTCTTTGCCGTACAGTTCGTGCAACAGATCCGAGGCACCGTTGATCACCAGATGCTGGTCGGTGAAATCCAACGTCGAATTCACACATCCCAACAATTTGATCACCTTCAAACCATTCAATGTACCGTGGTGGCTGCGCACCGAATTCAGGATTTTGATCGCGCAATCCTTGGCTGCTTCATATCCTTGCTCGACCGTCACTCCGTCCCCTAGCTTGCCCTTCAGGTCACTGACATGGCCGGAGGTCATCAGCAAATTGCCGGTTTGCGCGCAGAGATTCAAATAGCCCGGTGTCACCTCGGAAAACGTGAGTCCCAGTTCCGCTGCCTTTACTTCAACACTCATCGTACTTTGATTCCTTAATCTGTTAATGCAATCGTATATGTCGTTTATGTCGTTCAGGACGCCGATTAGAACCCAGCTGTGCGAAACTGCACCTAGTCGGCCGATAATAGCGTCTTATATCGCCCAAAACCCCGGCCACAATTCCGGTTCAGCCGATTAAATCGACTGCGACGCCAATGTTCAATCCCACACCTATGAATTCCGATACGAAAACTAGCCCCGCGAATGAGATAGGGAAAAACTAATCGACTTACGATGGCGAATTCAACGCAATGTCTGCACGCGTCTCACAACTTCTGCTTGTACTGGCCGGGCTGATCCCCCTCTGCAGTACAGGGTGCGCCACGGTCCATGAATCGCCGTTAGAGGTCAATCTGCGCTCGGTGCCGCCCTGCGCCCACGACAATATCTATCCGATCTTCGTACTTTCGCCCGTCGACGCCTTCGACTTGGCCGGTATGGATCGTTTCGCTGAATACGTAAAATCCTGCGGTTTTCGGAATGTCGAAATTTCCAACTACTACCACGGGGGAGGCTCAGAAGCGCTGGCTGACCGCATCCGTGAGATCAAATGTTGCAACCCCAATGCTCAGGTCATGCTGACCGGGTTCAGTTCCGGCTGCACGATTATCCACAACGCTTTGTGCTCCTTGGAGAAGGAATGCATCGGCGTCGAAGGGGTCTGTTACATCGATAGCTTTATGTTCCGATTGACGATGCGCGATCCACATCCCAACAACGTCGGCCATGTCAGCTTGGTGTACCGTAAGAAAAACCCCGCTCCCACGGGCATTCCTCGCGCCTCGGTGTATTACATCAACACCGACAACCATCTGAAGACTCCCACAGACGCGCGCACCGTGCATGTCGTGATGAGCCATTTGTGCGGCATGACCTGTGAAAGATACTAACCAGCGTTCACGAAAGATCGTGCGCAGTAAAAGTCCACGACAATTCCTCTACGGGACTTGCATCAATCGCTGCTCTCAGATCTTTGTTGTCGGCATAGGCGCGCGCCGCTATCCGCCGGGCTGGGACCGCTAGTGTCAACGGTTGCTTCGTAAGAACATAAGGATCGATCACAATCCGCGCGTCAGCATACGGAATGAACCGCGCGGACTGTCCGTCGCATTGGATTTCAGACGTTTCTGACCGCTCTGCGCAGCACAACCACAAACTCAGCCCGTCGAACAGTCGCAAGAAGCGAACCCCCAATTCGCTCAGATTTGCGAATTCCCGTGCAGTCACATCCTGCAGCGAGACACTTCGCAGTTGTTGTTGAGACTGTTCTTGTTCAGCCAGAAAACGTCGGGCAGCGGAGACATCCGCTGCGTTGTCCGCTCGACTGGAGAGCGAATGCTGGGCCAAGTAGCAAAAGTGGCGGCTGACCCAAATCCCGGCTAAGGGATGCTCAGTCGCGCACGTTTCGATGCTGGATGTCCAGATCCCCGACGCAACGTCCATGGGCATTTCAGTAAAGTCCCGCGGAATGCCATTGGCAGGATCAATTTCCAACCCGGTTTCCCAAGCGCGCCATCCGTCATCGTGCTTCAGAACGGCGTGGAATAACAATTCGCTAATCCCCCAACTACTGGCGATGGAATGTCGCCAAACTTGGGCCAATTCGGCCGCCAACCGCGCATGATCAACCTGGGAAACAATCAACCAGTCCGCGCCCTGTTCTCGACGAATCATCCTGCATCTCCTCCGGCCACGTGCTGGCAACCCATTCCTCAGCGCATCATTCCGGATTCCGCAATGCGATCCATGGACGCGCAAGAAGGGATGCCTGAATCTGACGATAATCATCGGATTCTGTCAAGATTTCTCGCCTTGCTACGAATGATGCGATACGATGCAGAGTGTCTGCGGGACAATTTAAAATTTGGGGGAGGAAGGTTTCCATGACTTGGATGAATGTAATATCACGTCCAGAAACACTTGTGTTCCTGGTGCCGATTACGGCGATCCTGGTGTTTGGCCTCACCGGCCTCGTCAAGATTCTGATCAAACACCGTGAACGCATGGCGATGATCGAACAAGGCATGCATCCTGATGTCGAAGCCCATGAATCGGTCGAGCAGCAGGACGTCATGGTCTGAATCGTTGCAATGGCAGGGATCTGAAAAAAAGTAGACAAATCGAGCGGTTTTGGGCATCCCTCCAGCATGACATATCGATGGTCGATGCCATCGGAACAAAATGGCTATTTTTTCCCACGTGCGGGCATTTTGCACAAAAGGAATCCTCTCGATGCATTCAATTCTGCGATTTCGGGCGTTGACTGCCCTCTCGTTGGCGACCTGCCTTCTCGCTGCCTCGGCTGGTACCGCCGCCGCTCAAGCTGACCCCAAATTGAATTTGGACCATATCCCCGAGCAGGCCGTCGGTGCCGTGTTTCTTTTTCCACAAACACTGGCGGCGAAACCGGAGTTGGAGCTACTGCCGACAGAGGTGATCGCCGCAGCCGGGAAACGGGATTTCGGATTCAATCCCATGGAAATCGAACAGGCAATCGCCCTCATCGCCCCACCCATGGGGGGAAATCCCCCCAGCTGGGGCATCATCCTCCATTTCTCAGCGCCGCAGGGGCTTTCCAAGGATTTAACGCAACGGACTGAGAGGCGCGAAATCGAGGACGTCAAATACTTCGCTGCCAATCGTCCCCGGGAACCAAGTTTTTGCATCTACAAGGAAAAGACGATCCTGATCGCTCCGGAATCGTTTTTGACCCTGATGATTGCTAACCAACCGGCCGATAGCGAGTTGCGAACCTTGCTAGTAAAATCAGCAACGGATGCCGATGCCACGGGAATTCTGGCCGTTGAACCGGTCCGCGACTTGATCAATCAAGCACTGGTCGGAGCCCCGCCCATGCCTCCACCAATTCAGCAGTTGTTCACATTGCCTGATCATTTGGACTCGGTCCACATCGGGCTGAACCTCACTCCCCCCGATGCAACCTATATCCGTATGACTGGCCGCGACGGGATGTCGGCCGAGGCAGTAGAGCGGATTTTCACCGAAGCATTGGCGTTTGTGAAACAAATGCTCATTGCGCAAAGCACCATGAGCATGCGCGTGGGGGAAGGCGCCGTGGCAGAAGCGACTCTCAAATACTTGGCGCGTGCCGGCGACGTGATCGAGAACAAACTGAAACCGGTACGGGAAGGAAACGACGTAACCATCTCGGCCACTTTCAATCCCGCATACTCCTCATCAGCCGTTTTAGCGGGACTATTACTCCCGGCGGTCCAACAGGCCCGCGAAGCAGCCCGCCGCACGCAATCGCGCAACAACATGAAACAACTTGGCTTGGCGATGCACAACTATCACGACGTCTTCACCGCGTTTCCGGCACACGCCAACTACGAGAAGAAGAAACCACTGCTCAGTTGGCGCGTCCATGTATTGCCCTACCTGGGACACCCCGGCTTGTATCAGAAGTTTCACCTCGACGAACCGTGGGATAGCGAACACAACAAAGCCCTGATCAAGGAAATGCCGGCGGTCTACCAAAACCCCAACATGAACAACAAGGATTTCAAAACCAACTACCTATTGATCACTGGCGAGGATGCGGCCTTCTTTGGCGAAGAGGGAATGCAGATTCGCGATTTCACCGACGGAACATCAAATACCATTCTCGCTGTCGAGGCGAACGAGGATCAAGCGGTGATTTGGACCAAACCAGACGATTGGGAATTCGACGAAGAAAACCCTTTCAAAGGTTTGGGGAAACTACGGCAAGGAGGCTTTAATACCCTGTTTGCCGACGGGTCGGTTCAATTTATTAGCATCAACGTCGATGAGGACACGATGCGCGCATTCGTGACACCCGGCGGTGGTGAAGTGATCCAAAGATGACCAATAAATTCATTTCCTGGTGATCCACTAATCCAAGTTATGCGTATGAAATAAGGCGTCTCAGCAATTTCACCCAAGAGGTTTCGCTGGGAAACGAATAGACCGTGGGCGGCATTCGTTTTGTCACGGTGCACCGCATTCAACTTTGCTTTGACTAAAACCTGTTTAAAACCCGGTTGCGTTTGTTCTCAAAAACCTGCAGATCAGTGTCAGCGGGTAGCGCTAGAGGGTTTTGAAACATTTTATAGGGAGTTCATCATGAAATTGTTTCGCCTCAA from the Symmachiella macrocystis genome contains:
- a CDS encoding DUF1559 domain-containing protein; this translates as MHSILRFRALTALSLATCLLAASAGTAAAQADPKLNLDHIPEQAVGAVFLFPQTLAAKPELELLPTEVIAAAGKRDFGFNPMEIEQAIALIAPPMGGNPPSWGIILHFSAPQGLSKDLTQRTERREIEDVKYFAANRPREPSFCIYKEKTILIAPESFLTLMIANQPADSELRTLLVKSATDADATGILAVEPVRDLINQALVGAPPMPPPIQQLFTLPDHLDSVHIGLNLTPPDATYIRMTGRDGMSAEAVERIFTEALAFVKQMLIAQSTMSMRVGEGAVAEATLKYLARAGDVIENKLKPVREGNDVTISATFNPAYSSSAVLAGLLLPAVQQAREAARRTQSRNNMKQLGLAMHNYHDVFTAFPAHANYEKKKPLLSWRVHVLPYLGHPGLYQKFHLDEPWDSEHNKALIKEMPAVYQNPNMNNKDFKTNYLLITGEDAAFFGEEGMQIRDFTDGTSNTILAVEANEDQAVIWTKPDDWEFDEENPFKGLGKLRQGGFNTLFADGSVQFISINVDEDTMRAFVTPGGGEVIQR
- a CDS encoding RidA family protein, with protein sequence MSVEVKAAELGLTFSEVTPGYLNLCAQTGNLLMTSGHVSDLKGKLGDGVTVEQGYEAAKDCAIKILNSVRSHHGTLNGLKVIKLLGCVNSTLDFTDQHLVINGASDLLHELYGKEGDGYHARSALGFAALPTGVAVEVEAVFEIIEG
- a CDS encoding DUF3891 family protein, encoding MIRREQGADWLIVSQVDHARLAAELAQVWRHSIASSWGISELLFHAVLKHDDGWRAWETGLEIDPANGIPRDFTEMPMDVASGIWTSSIETCATEHPLAGIWVSRHFCYLAQHSLSSRADNAADVSAARRFLAEQEQSQQQLRSVSLQDVTAREFANLSELGVRFLRLFDGLSLWLCCAERSETSEIQCDGQSARFIPYADARIVIDPYVLTKQPLTLAVPARRIAARAYADNKDLRAAIDASPVEELSWTFTAHDLS